TGTAATCCTTGAACGGCGTGATCGGGATCGACAGCGGGTATTTCGTGGCCGAATACCAGAACAGGTTAAGGCCGTTTGGGATCCCGTCCGAGAAAGCGTCGATATACTGGTCCCATGTGCCGTTGAAATTCGAGCAGAACAGCATGTAGTCGTTCTGCGGGTCCTCTTTTCCCTGACCCAGGTCGGGCCATTGATCGCGCTTGATGATGACCCATCTGGCAAAGTGGATGAGCGAGAGCCCCAGCAGTCCCATCAGGTTCGAGGGCAATCCGCGGGCGGCCATGAACAGCAGGCGGTTTATCCAAGTCACATAGGGGCGACTGGGGGTTACCACGTTCATCGCATAGGCTTTTCCGGCGACGTTAGACATGCGCGTTCTCCGGTGGAATTTCCTAAAACCTACTCGGAACCGCACAGACGTAGCGTGCATGAAGCCGCAATAAATCGCCTCGAGTCAAAGAATAAATGAAGTGCTTTGCCCAGGTGAACAGAGTGTTTCGAATGCACCTCCATGGTATCCGAAGTCATGTTTTGATTCAGTTTCAGCCGGTTATGGCCGATTGTTGAGGCTTGGCATGAATTGCACTCTGCCGCCTCGTGGGGCGACCGGGGCCCTCGGTTGCCATTTCCCGAAGGTGCACCCCAAGCAACAGCAGCGCGGGCCAGAACATATAGGCCTCGATCTCGAGGTTCTCGCCGAAGGACAGCAGCACCAGCGTCATCAGGATGCCCAGCGGAAGCCGCCCGCGCGGATGGCGCGCGGCGTCCACAAGCGCCACCGCCAGATGCGCCACCAGCGGCACCAGCAGCGCACCAAAGCCTACGATGCCCTTCACGAACAGCAGCCCGTACCATGTGTGGTGGCTGCCGATGGGCATGTATTCCACCAGATGCGGGCCCGGCTGAACGGTGCCATGCCCGAACCAGACCGCCTCTTCGCGCCAGCGCTCAAAAGCGATCCTCTGCAGGGTTTCGCGCACCCGTGTGCTGTCGGCCCGCGCCCCTTTGAAGGCGGCCACCCCGGCCTGCGCACTGGCCAAAAGCCAGCTGCCGAGCACTGCAAGCGAGGCGGTTACCCCGGCCAGCGCGAGCCAAGCGGAACTGCGCAGCACCAGCGGCAGCATCCGCGGCGCGACGGTGCAGGCGACCAGCCCGACCAGCCCCATGCGCGACTTCGAAGCGAGGATCATCAGCAGCCCGGCGGCGATCCCGGCGGCGCGCCAGCCACGGTGCTTTTCTTCGAGCGCAAAGATCACCATGACCACGCCAAGCAGCGCCGCGAAGGGCGACCACGGCAGGTAGAACTGCCAGCGCGGTGTCCATGAGGCCGGATCGTAGGTGAAGAAATAAACCGAGAAATACTCCGGTCCCGGCCCCCCGATGGCTTTCAGCGGCGAGGTGAAGATGCGCTCGGGCAGGCCGATATAGGGCGCGGCCAGCAGCAGCGGCGCAAGCGCGAGCGTCCAGAAGCCGATGGCGCATTGGCCGCGGATCAGCACTTCGCGCCGGATCGGCAGCACCGCGCCCGCGAAGATGAAGAGCGCGACCAGAGCCCAGCCCTTGGCCCATCCGATCGAGGATTTGATCGTCTGCTTGAGGCCCAGCCCCCAGCCCAGATGTCCGCCCCAGAGCGCCACCAGCATCACCAGCATCCCGGCCATCCACAGCCAGACCACGCCGGGCACGGGGCCGGTCGCCCGCAGGTCGCTGCGCATCGCCGGGCCGAGGTAGAGCGACAACGCCGCCATGCCGGCAAACACCCAGCCCAGCACCGGGCCGACGACGTAAAGCGCGCCGAGGCCGTAGAACACCCACGTCATGACCATGGCGCGCCATGCCAGCGCCTCGGCCGGGCTCATACCCTCGGGTCGGGCGCGC
This portion of the Salipiger sp. CCB-MM3 genome encodes:
- a CDS encoding capsular biosynthesis protein, which gives rise to MSPAEALAWRAMVMTWVFYGLGALYVVGPVLGWVFAGMAALSLYLGPAMRSDLRATGPVPGVVWLWMAGMLVMLVALWGGHLGWGLGLKQTIKSSIGWAKGWALVALFIFAGAVLPIRREVLIRGQCAIGFWTLALAPLLLAAPYIGLPERIFTSPLKAIGGPGPEYFSVYFFTYDPASWTPRWQFYLPWSPFAALLGVVMVIFALEEKHRGWRAAGIAAGLLMILASKSRMGLVGLVACTVAPRMLPLVLRSSAWLALAGVTASLAVLGSWLLASAQAGVAAFKGARADSTRVRETLQRIAFERWREEAVWFGHGTVQPGPHLVEYMPIGSHHTWYGLLFVKGIVGFGALLVPLVAHLAVALVDAARHPRGRLPLGILMTLVLLSFGENLEIEAYMFWPALLLLGVHLREMATEGPGRPTRRQSAIHAKPQQSAITG